The following are from one region of the Eulemur rufifrons isolate Redbay chromosome 17, OSU_ERuf_1, whole genome shotgun sequence genome:
- the C1QTNF3 gene encoding complement C1q tumor necrosis factor-related protein 3 isoform X1, whose protein sequence is MGAVLPRGGGLLSLWRGCSLIYYTPKYKTTQLLQLSAPALAFARGDHVPGAPLSSPGRSVALLRTMLRRQLVCWHMLALLFLPFCLCQDEYMEVSRRANNVVARIVQSHQQTGRSGSRREKVRERSHPKTGIVDNNTSADLKSLRPDELPHPEVDDLAQITTFWGQSPQTGALPPDCSKCCHGDYGFRGYQGPPGPPGPPGIPGNHGNNGNNGATGHEGAKGEKGDKGDLGPRGERGHHGPKGEKGYPGVPPELQIAFMASLATHFSNQNSGIIFSSVETNIGNFFDVMTGRFGAPVSGVYFFTFSMMKHEDVEEVYVYLMHNGNTVFSMYSYETKGKSDTSSNHAVLKLAKGDEVWLRMGNGALHGDHQRFSTFAGFLLFETK, encoded by the exons ATGGGGGCTGTTCTGCCCCGGGGGGGAGGGCTGCTGTCACTCTGGCGAGGCTGCAGCCTTATTTATTACACACCAAAGTATAAAAccacccagctgctgcagctctcGGCTCCAGCCCTGGCATTTGCCCGAGGAGACCACGTTCCTGGAGCCCCGCTGTCTTCTCCAGGACGCTCTGTGGCTCTGTTGAGAACCATGCTCCGGAGGCAGCTCGTCTGTTGGCACATGCTGGCTTTGCTTTTCCTCCCATTTTGCCTGTGTCAAGATGAATACATGGAGGTGAGCAGAAGAGCTAATAACGTGGTGGCAAGAATAGTGCAAAGCCACCAGCAGACTGGCCGTAGCGGCTCCAggagggagaaagtgagagagcgGAGCCATCCTAAAACTGGGATTGTGGATAATAACACTTCTGCAGACCTAAAATCCCTGAGACCAGATGAGCTACCGCACCCCGAGGTAGATGACCTAGCCCAGATCACCACATTCTGGGGCCAG tcTCCACAAACCGGCGCACTGCCCCCAGACTGCAGCAAGTGTTGTCATGGAGACTATGGCTTCCGAGGCTACCAAGGCCCCCCTGGGCCACCAGGCCCTCCCGGCATTCCAG GAAACCACGGAAACAATGGCAATAATGGAGCCACTGGCCATGAAGGGGCCAAAGGTGAGAAAGGTGACAAAGGTGACCTGGGGCCTCGAGGGGAGCGGGGGCATCACGGCCCCAAAGGAGAGAAGGGCTACCCTGGCGTTCCACCAGAACTGCAG ATTGCGTTCATGGCTTCTCTAGCAACTCACTTTAGCAATCAGAACAGCGGAATTATCTTCAGCAGTGTTGAGACCAACATCGGAAACTTCTTTGACGTCATGACTGGTAGATTCGGGGCCCCAGTATCAG GTGTGTATTTCTTCACGTTCAGCATGATGAAGCACGAGGATGTTGAGGAAGTGTATGTGTACCTTATGCACAATGGCAATACGGTCTTCAGCATGTACAG cTATGAAACAAAGGGGAAATCAGATACATCCAGCAACCATGCTGTGCTGAAGCTAGCCAAAGGGGATGAAGTTTGGCTGAGAATGGGCAATGGTGCTCTCCATGGGGACCACCAACGCTTCTCCACCTTTGCTGGCTTCCTGCTCTTTGAAACTAAGTAA
- the C1QTNF3 gene encoding complement C1q tumor necrosis factor-related protein 3 isoform X2 produces MGAVLPRGGGLLSLWRGCSLIYYTPKYKTTQLLQLSAPALAFARGDHVPGAPLSSPGRSVALLRTMLRRQLVCWHMLALLFLPFCLCQDEYMESPQTGALPPDCSKCCHGDYGFRGYQGPPGPPGPPGIPGNHGNNGNNGATGHEGAKGEKGDKGDLGPRGERGHHGPKGEKGYPGVPPELQIAFMASLATHFSNQNSGIIFSSVETNIGNFFDVMTGRFGAPVSGVYFFTFSMMKHEDVEEVYVYLMHNGNTVFSMYSYETKGKSDTSSNHAVLKLAKGDEVWLRMGNGALHGDHQRFSTFAGFLLFETK; encoded by the exons ATGGGGGCTGTTCTGCCCCGGGGGGGAGGGCTGCTGTCACTCTGGCGAGGCTGCAGCCTTATTTATTACACACCAAAGTATAAAAccacccagctgctgcagctctcGGCTCCAGCCCTGGCATTTGCCCGAGGAGACCACGTTCCTGGAGCCCCGCTGTCTTCTCCAGGACGCTCTGTGGCTCTGTTGAGAACCATGCTCCGGAGGCAGCTCGTCTGTTGGCACATGCTGGCTTTGCTTTTCCTCCCATTTTGCCTGTGTCAAGATGAATACATGGAG tcTCCACAAACCGGCGCACTGCCCCCAGACTGCAGCAAGTGTTGTCATGGAGACTATGGCTTCCGAGGCTACCAAGGCCCCCCTGGGCCACCAGGCCCTCCCGGCATTCCAG GAAACCACGGAAACAATGGCAATAATGGAGCCACTGGCCATGAAGGGGCCAAAGGTGAGAAAGGTGACAAAGGTGACCTGGGGCCTCGAGGGGAGCGGGGGCATCACGGCCCCAAAGGAGAGAAGGGCTACCCTGGCGTTCCACCAGAACTGCAG ATTGCGTTCATGGCTTCTCTAGCAACTCACTTTAGCAATCAGAACAGCGGAATTATCTTCAGCAGTGTTGAGACCAACATCGGAAACTTCTTTGACGTCATGACTGGTAGATTCGGGGCCCCAGTATCAG GTGTGTATTTCTTCACGTTCAGCATGATGAAGCACGAGGATGTTGAGGAAGTGTATGTGTACCTTATGCACAATGGCAATACGGTCTTCAGCATGTACAG cTATGAAACAAAGGGGAAATCAGATACATCCAGCAACCATGCTGTGCTGAAGCTAGCCAAAGGGGATGAAGTTTGGCTGAGAATGGGCAATGGTGCTCTCCATGGGGACCACCAACGCTTCTCCACCTTTGCTGGCTTCCTGCTCTTTGAAACTAAGTAA